A window from Trichomycterus rosablanca isolate fTriRos1 chromosome 21, fTriRos1.hap1, whole genome shotgun sequence encodes these proteins:
- the barhl1a gene encoding barH-like homeobox 1a, with amino-acid sequence MEVSTNGSSFGIDSLLSRRPTSPRLSRGLSLTGGCRSPSPRSDLDSDCSSPPSPRRESGPESPLAMSQSRTVTSSFLIRDILSDCRPLAACAPYSNSAESLRETEDYTDKLHSNSSSDCEYRVKDEPERDISRDRESPSCRMKKPRKARTAFTDHQLSQLERSFERQKYLSVQDRMELAASLGLTDTQVKTWYQNRRTKWKRQTAVGLELLAEAGNYSALQRMFPSPYFYPQSLVSGLDPAAGLYLYRGPTAGPPPLQRPLVPRVLLHSVQGRPEPPLSSLSVPLPRPTPQR; translated from the exons ATGGAAGTCTCAACAAACGGCTCAAGTTTTGGTATCGACTCTTTGCTTTCACGTAGACCAACGAGTCCGCGTCTTTCCCGAGGACTCTCTTTAACGGGAGGCTGCCGGTCCCCGAGCCCCCGGTCAGATCTGGACAGTGACTGTTCGTCTCCACCGTCCCCGAGGAGAGAGTCCGGTCCGGAATCCCCGTTGGCGATGTCCCAGTCGCGGACAGTCACCTCGTCTTTTTTAATCAGGGACATACTGTCGGACTGCAGGCCGCTCGCTGCGTGCGCTCCTTATTCCAACAGCGCAGAGTCACTGAGAGAGACCGAGGACTACACCGACAAACTGCACAGCAACTCATCATCCGACTGTGAATACCGGG TAAAAGACGAGCCTGAGCGGGATATCTCAAGGGACAGGGAAAGTCCGTCATGCAGGATGAAGAAACCCCGCAAAGCACGAACCGCTTTTACTGACCATCAGCTCAGCCAGCTGGAGCGCAGCTTTGAGCGCCAGAAATACCTCAGTGTGCAGGACCGCATGGAGCTCGCAGCATCCCTCGGCCTGACTGATACACAGGTCAAAACCTGGTACCAGAACCGCAG GACTAAGTGGAAACGACAGACAGCAGTGGGACTGGAGTTGCTGGCTGAAGCTGGAAACTACTCCGCGTTACAGAGAATGTTTCCGTCTCCTTATTTCTACCCCCAGAGTTTGGTGTCCGGACTGGATCCTGCAGCAGGACTGTATTTATACAGAGGTCCAACCGCGGGTCCACCGCCGCTCCAGAGGCCGCTGGTTCCCAGAGTGTTACTGCACAGTGTACAAGGACGCCCAGAGCCGCCTCTGTCCTCTCTGTCTGTCCCCTTACCGAGACCCACACCTCAGCGGTGA